In Streptomyces thermolilacinus SPC6, a single genomic region encodes these proteins:
- a CDS encoding alpha/beta hydrolase: protein MTATRSSAQHGLLRGRRIAAALLVSTLAGTTLAACGVDAKDSQPAEVSGRSVGETAGDARITWGKCPALAEGQTRDHRLTCGTLEVPLDYRNPGGTKIDVAVSRLSTAQPGKRHGVLLLNRGGPALGGLDMPGTMASALPKSVLDRYDLIGFDPRGVAHSTPQSCGLQDPSVSGLFPYPAADGSITENVVLAKADAEQCADTVGKNLRYYNTANTARDMDRIRRALGEKKISYWGQSYGTYLGAVYRSLFQHHTDRTILEGNVDPTKVWADQVADTWGKGMADRFPDAARVAAAQAGTLKLGTNVAQVTRTYLTLADRLDRTPAAIPGTSVSLDGALLRNMTYALLLHNNPLPVLAKFWRAADNLTHGSTTAADTAVLKEVFADTPTSPGVPVDNQATMFMALTCGDAQWPHDVDGYAVRTTADREKWPLTAGMPANIWACAYWDKPAEATVKVVKGGQRNTLILQNSRDNATPWESGGGLHKSLGHGSAFVGVDNGGHHVYGEGSACADKATIGFLTTGHLPDKDVHCTDVTQK, encoded by the coding sequence ATGACCGCGACACGCAGTTCCGCGCAGCACGGCCTCCTCAGGGGCCGCCGAATCGCCGCAGCTCTGCTGGTTTCCACGCTGGCAGGAACCACACTGGCCGCGTGCGGTGTCGACGCCAAGGACTCACAACCGGCCGAGGTCTCCGGCAGGAGCGTCGGCGAGACCGCGGGCGACGCCCGGATCACCTGGGGCAAGTGCCCGGCCCTGGCCGAGGGACAGACCCGTGACCACCGCCTGACCTGTGGAACGTTGGAGGTGCCGCTCGACTACCGGAACCCGGGCGGCACGAAGATCGACGTGGCGGTCTCCCGGCTGTCCACCGCTCAGCCCGGGAAGCGACATGGCGTTCTGCTGCTGAACCGTGGCGGGCCGGCCCTGGGCGGTCTCGACATGCCCGGAACCATGGCGTCCGCATTGCCGAAGTCCGTGCTGGACCGCTACGACCTGATCGGCTTCGACCCGCGCGGCGTCGCACACAGCACCCCGCAGAGCTGCGGTCTGCAGGACCCCAGCGTGTCCGGGCTCTTCCCCTATCCTGCCGCGGACGGCTCGATCACCGAGAACGTGGTCCTCGCCAAAGCCGACGCCGAGCAGTGCGCCGACACGGTGGGCAAGAACCTGCGGTACTACAACACCGCCAACACCGCCCGCGACATGGACCGCATCCGCCGGGCGCTCGGTGAGAAGAAGATCTCCTACTGGGGCCAGTCCTACGGCACCTACCTCGGCGCCGTCTACCGCTCCCTCTTCCAGCACCACACCGACCGGACGATTCTGGAAGGCAACGTCGACCCCACCAAGGTATGGGCCGACCAGGTGGCGGACACCTGGGGCAAGGGCATGGCCGACCGGTTCCCCGATGCCGCCCGCGTCGCCGCGGCGCAGGCCGGCACCCTCAAGCTGGGCACGAACGTCGCGCAGGTGACCCGCACCTACCTCACCCTCGCCGACCGGCTGGACCGCACGCCCGCAGCGATTCCCGGCACATCGGTGTCGCTGGACGGGGCGCTGCTGCGGAACATGACCTACGCCCTGCTTCTGCACAACAACCCCCTTCCCGTGCTCGCCAAGTTCTGGAGGGCCGCCGACAACCTGACCCACGGCAGCACCACAGCCGCCGACACTGCGGTCCTCAAGGAGGTGTTCGCCGACACACCGACGTCCCCGGGCGTCCCCGTGGACAACCAGGCCACCATGTTCATGGCTCTTACCTGCGGCGACGCCCAATGGCCGCACGACGTCGACGGCTACGCCGTCCGCACCACCGCCGACCGCGAGAAGTGGCCGCTCACCGCGGGCATGCCCGCCAACATCTGGGCATGCGCCTACTGGGACAAGCCGGCTGAGGCGACGGTCAAGGTCGTGAAGGGCGGCCAGCGCAACACCCTGATCCTGCAGAACAGCCGGGACAATGCCACCCCGTGGGAAAGCGGCGGCGGGCTGCACAAGTCCCTCGGCCACGGCTCCGCCTTCGTCGGCGTCGACAACGGCGGGCACCACGTCTACGGCGAAGGCTCCGCCTGCGCCGACAAGGCCACCATCGGCTTCCTGACCACCGGCCACCTGCCGGACAAGGACGTCCACTGCACCGACGTCACCCAGAAGTAA
- a CDS encoding RidA family protein, with translation MSMTQSAVERVRVSAEPDWYESAGISLGIRAGNLVFTSGQAPIDGQGATVGVGDFEAQARQALTNLATVLTNAGSSLADTVKATVFVTDITRQDVYAGLRAEYFPDKPHLAESFVEVSSLAGPDWMIEIEAIGLIR, from the coding sequence ATGTCCATGACGCAGTCGGCCGTCGAACGTGTGCGGGTTTCCGCGGAGCCCGATTGGTACGAGTCGGCCGGTATCTCGCTCGGTATCAGGGCAGGGAATCTGGTCTTCACATCGGGGCAGGCCCCGATCGACGGCCAGGGGGCCACGGTCGGCGTGGGAGACTTCGAGGCCCAGGCCCGTCAGGCCTTGACGAATCTGGCCACGGTGCTGACGAACGCGGGCTCGAGCCTCGCCGACACGGTCAAGGCAACGGTGTTCGTCACCGACATCACACGGCAGGACGTCTACGCCGGACTACGCGCGGAGTACTTTCCGGACAAGCCGCACCTCGCGGAGTCGTTCGTCGAGGTTTCCTCGCTCGCCGGCCCTGACTGGATGATCGAGATCGAGGCGATCGGCCTCATTCGCTGA
- a CDS encoding CPBP family intramembrane glutamic endopeptidase codes for MVGVGLVSGLTATGPGPVPVLGAVAAVAVYCYVMRRVARRSAPEIARSGAAREVLLGGGIGLGFILVSALLITAFGGYSFTWAGDGFMSVVWTAVVVQIGAAVTEELLFRGLALQALEQLWGSRAALVITSLFFGVAHLGAPGASALSGLAIALEAGVLLGAAFLWRRNIWFVVGLHFVWNTTEQLLGIPVSGHAPEGLFTVDVHGSALLTGGSFGLEASIVPVLMGVAIAVPMLVRAHRNGGIKARRHTPR; via the coding sequence ATGGTCGGCGTCGGCCTGGTCTCGGGGCTGACGGCGACCGGACCCGGCCCCGTGCCGGTGCTGGGCGCGGTTGCCGCGGTGGCCGTGTACTGCTATGTCATGCGCCGTGTGGCACGACGCTCCGCGCCGGAGATCGCCCGGTCCGGGGCCGCCCGGGAGGTGCTGCTGGGCGGCGGGATCGGACTGGGCTTCATCCTTGTCTCCGCCCTCCTGATCACGGCGTTCGGAGGCTATTCGTTCACCTGGGCGGGCGACGGCTTCATGTCGGTCGTCTGGACTGCGGTCGTGGTGCAGATCGGCGCTGCGGTCACTGAGGAGTTGTTGTTCCGCGGTCTTGCCCTGCAGGCTCTTGAGCAGCTGTGGGGTAGCCGGGCCGCCTTGGTGATCACGTCGCTGTTCTTCGGTGTCGCCCACCTGGGCGCCCCGGGAGCGAGCGCGTTGAGCGGACTGGCGATCGCTCTGGAGGCGGGCGTCCTGCTCGGAGCCGCGTTCTTGTGGCGGCGTAACATCTGGTTCGTCGTGGGGCTGCACTTCGTCTGGAACACCACGGAGCAGCTGCTCGGCATCCCGGTCTCCGGACACGCCCCCGAGGGCCTGTTCACCGTCGACGTCCATGGCTCCGCCCTCCTGACCGGTGGCAGCTTCGGTCTGGAGGCATCGATCGTGCCCGTCCTCATGGGCGTGGCCATCGCCGTTCCGATGCTCGTCCGCGCCCACCGGAACGGTGGCATCAAGGCCCGCCGGCACACGCCCCGTTGA
- a CDS encoding NAD(P)H-dependent oxidoreductase — protein MPRVGVYLAHPRPGSFNHAVFDTVVQHLRDLGCEVLAHDLCAEEFAPGLSADETETVRSATGARDAQVALHQSEVATLDAMVFVHPNWWGMPPAVLAGWVQRVLAPGVAYKLGTPEGEPEGLLRVSRALVLNTSDTPADREEAEFGDPLQKIWSACVLPYVGVADVRRVVFRTVTDSSDETRTFWLHQARHHAAALLG, from the coding sequence ATGCCGCGTGTAGGGGTCTACCTTGCGCATCCACGGCCTGGCAGCTTTAACCACGCCGTGTTCGATACCGTTGTGCAACACCTGCGCGACCTCGGATGCGAGGTTCTCGCACATGACCTCTGTGCTGAGGAATTCGCACCCGGGCTGTCCGCCGACGAGACGGAGACGGTCCGATCTGCCACGGGCGCTCGCGATGCGCAGGTGGCGCTCCATCAGTCGGAGGTGGCCACACTTGACGCCATGGTGTTCGTGCACCCGAATTGGTGGGGCATGCCACCCGCGGTCCTTGCAGGTTGGGTGCAGCGTGTACTCGCGCCTGGCGTTGCCTACAAACTGGGAACCCCGGAGGGGGAGCCCGAAGGGTTGCTCAGAGTCAGCCGGGCCCTCGTCCTGAACACCTCTGACACCCCCGCCGACCGCGAAGAGGCCGAGTTCGGGGACCCGCTGCAAAAGATCTGGTCGGCATGCGTCCTGCCGTACGTAGGAGTCGCCGACGTTCGCCGGGTCGTCTTCCGAACGGTCACCGACTCTTCTGATGAAACCCGCACCTTTTGGTTGCACCAGGCACGTCACCACGCCGCTGCACTGCTGGGCTGA